From the Takifugu flavidus isolate HTHZ2018 chromosome 12, ASM371156v2, whole genome shotgun sequence genome, one window contains:
- the LOC130534538 gene encoding multidrug and toxin extrusion protein 1-like isoform X4, which translates to MSLSLGLVSTVFCGHLGRVELASVSLAISVINVTGISVGFGLSSACDTLISQTFGSCNVQRVGTILQRGVLILLLACCPCWAILVNTEVILLAVKQEPEVARMTQLYVKIFMPALPATFMYSLQTKFLQNQGIIWPEVITGLVVNLINALLNYIFIFLLNMGLAGSAIANSLSQASLAMILYCYIIWKGLHKATWAGWSKACLQDWGSYVNLAISSMAMMCVESWTYEIGGFLAGLINEVELGAQSVIFQLANIAIVVIFPRASFSCATGSNRQALTLQSHQFPLGFSIAGNIRVGNSLGAKNTEQARLSAKSATLCAVSISICLATVIGASKDYIAYLFTNDEQIRKRAADVASFYPPFIIFDAISATVGGIMRGAGKQKVGAICNILGYYGLGLPMGTSLMFAAKLGITGLWIGLLTCMFLQTSFLMSYMLRLNWKKITEEAQIRVGNVTEPMMSSKVDDSEDSQDLDETEEAALMPNREQMSHRSLVLRRGLVLVLMLFILAFGIILNLTIMKLIT; encoded by the exons ATGAGTTTGTCATTGGGATTGGTCAGCACTGTGTTCTGTGGCCACCTGGGGAGGGTGGAACTGGCATCGGTGTCTTTGGCCATATCA GTAATCAATGTCACGGGTATATCGGTTGGCTTCGGTCTGTCGTCGGCCTGCGACACACTGATATCTCAG ACGTTTGGGAGCTGTAACGTGCAGAGGGTGGGTACCATTCTGCAGCGGGGCGTGCTCATCCTCCTGCTGGCCTGTTGCCCCTGCTGGGCCATCCTCGTCAACACAGAGGTCATTCTGCTGGCGGTCAAACAAGAACCGGAGGTGGCCAG GATGACTCAGTTGTACGTGAAGATCTTTATGCCGGCGCTTCCT GCTACTTTCATGTATTCTTTGCAAACAAAGTTCCTGCAAAACCAG GGTATCATTTGGCCTGAGGTCATCACAGGACTTGTGGTGAACCTCATCAATGCGCTCCTCAACTACATTTTCATATTCCTGTTAAACATGGGCTTGGC GGGTTCCGCCATCGCCAATTCCCTCTCCCAGGCGTCGCTGGCTATGATCCTCTATTGTTACATTATTTGGAAGGGTCTTCACAAGGCCACCTGGGCAG gcTGGTCCAAAGCTTGCCTCCAGGACTGGGGCTCCTATGTCAACTTGGCCATCTCCAGTATGGCCATGATGTGCGTCGAGTCGTGGACCTATGAGATTGGGGGCTTTCTGGCAG GGCTCATAAACGAGGTGGAACTTGGAGCTCAGTCGGTCATATTTCAACTAGCCAACATAGCCATCGTGGTAATTTTCCCTCGTGCGAGTTTTTCCTGTGCCACAGGCAGTAACAGGCAGGCTTTAACGCTCCAGTCTCATCAGTTTCCTTTAGGTTTCAGCATTGCCGGCAACATCCGAGTGGGAAACTCATTGGGGGCCAAAAACACCGAGCAGGCCAGGCTGTCGGCAAAATCTGCCACGCTGTGTGCTG TCTCAATCTCCATATGTTTGGCGACAGTCATCGGGGCCTCCAAGGACTACATCGCTTACTTGTTTACAAATGACGA GCAAATCAGGAAAAGGGCTGCCGATGTCGCCAGTTTTTACCCTCCCTTTATCATCTTCGATGCCATATCG GCCACCGTTGGGGGCATCATGAGAGGAGCAGGTAAACAGAAAGTTGGAGCCATTTGCAACATTTTGGGATATTACGGACTTGGTTTACCCATGGGGACGTCACTGATGTTTGCAGCCAAGTTGGGAATCACGG GGTTGTGGATAGGTTTGCTCACCTGCATGTTCCTGCAGACCTCCTTTCTGATGTCCTATATGTTGAGGCTGAACTGGAAGAAAATTACAGAAGAG GCTCAGATCAGAGTGGGAAACGTCACAGAACCAA TGATGTCATCCAAAGTGGATGACTCTGAAGACTCGCAGGATCTGGATGAGACTGAAGAAGCCGCATTGATGCCAAACCGGGAGCAGATGTCCCACAGGTCTCTCGTCCTGCGGAGGGGCCTGGTTCTGGTTTTAATGCTCTTCATCCTGGCTTTCGGGATCATTTTAAACCTGACCATAATGAAACTCATTACCTGA
- the LOC130534538 gene encoding multidrug and toxin extrusion protein 1-like isoform X1, with amino-acid sequence MATYSAALPPSWKDCFLIKLMRNFLPVGFKQEFKELFRLAAPATIGQLMSLSLGLVSTVFCGHLGRVELASVSLAISVINVTGISVGFGLSSACDTLISQTFGSCNVQRVGTILQRGVLILLLACCPCWAILVNTEVILLAVKQEPEVARMTQLYVKIFMPALPATFMYSLQTKFLQNQGIIWPEVITGLVVNLINALLNYIFIFLLNMGLAGSAIANSLSQASLAMILYCYIIWKGLHKATWAGWSKACLQDWGSYVNLAISSMAMMCVESWTYEIGGFLAGLINEVELGAQSVIFQLANIAIVVIFPRASFSCATGSNRQALTLQSHQFPLGFSIAGNIRVGNSLGAKNTEQARLSAKSATLCAVSISICLATVIGASKDYIAYLFTNDEQIRKRAADVASFYPPFIIFDAISATVGGIMRGAGKQKVGAICNILGYYGLGLPMGTSLMFAAKLGITGLWIGLLTCMFLQTSFLMSYMLRLNWKKITEEAQIRVGNVTEPMMSSKVDDSEDSQDLDETEEAALMPNREQMSHRSLVLRRGLVLVLMLFILAFGIILNLTIMKLIT; translated from the exons ATGGCGACTTATTCCGCCGCCTTACCTCCTTCGTGGAAGGACTGTTTTCTCATAAAGCTGATGCGAAACTTTCTGCCGGTTGGTTTCAAGCAAGAATTCAAAGAACTGTTCAGACTGGCCGCACCAGCC ACTATTGGCCAGCTCATGAGTTTGTCATTGGGATTGGTCAGCACTGTGTTCTGTGGCCACCTGGGGAGGGTGGAACTGGCATCGGTGTCTTTGGCCATATCA GTAATCAATGTCACGGGTATATCGGTTGGCTTCGGTCTGTCGTCGGCCTGCGACACACTGATATCTCAG ACGTTTGGGAGCTGTAACGTGCAGAGGGTGGGTACCATTCTGCAGCGGGGCGTGCTCATCCTCCTGCTGGCCTGTTGCCCCTGCTGGGCCATCCTCGTCAACACAGAGGTCATTCTGCTGGCGGTCAAACAAGAACCGGAGGTGGCCAG GATGACTCAGTTGTACGTGAAGATCTTTATGCCGGCGCTTCCT GCTACTTTCATGTATTCTTTGCAAACAAAGTTCCTGCAAAACCAG GGTATCATTTGGCCTGAGGTCATCACAGGACTTGTGGTGAACCTCATCAATGCGCTCCTCAACTACATTTTCATATTCCTGTTAAACATGGGCTTGGC GGGTTCCGCCATCGCCAATTCCCTCTCCCAGGCGTCGCTGGCTATGATCCTCTATTGTTACATTATTTGGAAGGGTCTTCACAAGGCCACCTGGGCAG gcTGGTCCAAAGCTTGCCTCCAGGACTGGGGCTCCTATGTCAACTTGGCCATCTCCAGTATGGCCATGATGTGCGTCGAGTCGTGGACCTATGAGATTGGGGGCTTTCTGGCAG GGCTCATAAACGAGGTGGAACTTGGAGCTCAGTCGGTCATATTTCAACTAGCCAACATAGCCATCGTGGTAATTTTCCCTCGTGCGAGTTTTTCCTGTGCCACAGGCAGTAACAGGCAGGCTTTAACGCTCCAGTCTCATCAGTTTCCTTTAGGTTTCAGCATTGCCGGCAACATCCGAGTGGGAAACTCATTGGGGGCCAAAAACACCGAGCAGGCCAGGCTGTCGGCAAAATCTGCCACGCTGTGTGCTG TCTCAATCTCCATATGTTTGGCGACAGTCATCGGGGCCTCCAAGGACTACATCGCTTACTTGTTTACAAATGACGA GCAAATCAGGAAAAGGGCTGCCGATGTCGCCAGTTTTTACCCTCCCTTTATCATCTTCGATGCCATATCG GCCACCGTTGGGGGCATCATGAGAGGAGCAGGTAAACAGAAAGTTGGAGCCATTTGCAACATTTTGGGATATTACGGACTTGGTTTACCCATGGGGACGTCACTGATGTTTGCAGCCAAGTTGGGAATCACGG GGTTGTGGATAGGTTTGCTCACCTGCATGTTCCTGCAGACCTCCTTTCTGATGTCCTATATGTTGAGGCTGAACTGGAAGAAAATTACAGAAGAG GCTCAGATCAGAGTGGGAAACGTCACAGAACCAA TGATGTCATCCAAAGTGGATGACTCTGAAGACTCGCAGGATCTGGATGAGACTGAAGAAGCCGCATTGATGCCAAACCGGGAGCAGATGTCCCACAGGTCTCTCGTCCTGCGGAGGGGCCTGGTTCTGGTTTTAATGCTCTTCATCCTGGCTTTCGGGATCATTTTAAACCTGACCATAATGAAACTCATTACCTGA
- the LOC130534538 gene encoding multidrug and toxin extrusion protein 1-like isoform X3: MATYSAALPPSWKDCFLIKLMRNFLPVGFKQEFKELFRLAAPATIGQLMSLSLGLVSTVFCGHLGRVELASVSLAISVINVTGISVGFGLSSACDTLISQTFGSCNVQRVGTILQRGVLILLLACCPCWAILVNTEVILLAVKQEPEVARMTQLYVKIFMPALPATFMYSLQTKFLQNQGIIWPEVITGLVVNLINALLNYIFIFLLNMGLAGSAIANSLSQASLAMILYCYIIWKGLHKATWAGWSKACLQDWGSYVNLAISSMAMMCVESWTYEIGGFLAGLINEVELGAQSVIFQLANIAIVFPLGFSIAGNIRVGNSLGAKNTEQARLSAKSATLCAVSISICLATVIGASKDYIAYLFTNDEQIRKRAADVASFYPPFIIFDAISATVGGIMRGAGKQKVGAICNILGYYGLGLPMGTSLMFAAKLGITGLWIGLLTCMFLQTSFLMSYMLRLNWKKITEEAQIRVGNVTEPMDDSEDSQDLDETEEAALMPNREQMSHRSLVLRRGLVLVLMLFILAFGIILNLTIMKLIT; encoded by the exons ATGGCGACTTATTCCGCCGCCTTACCTCCTTCGTGGAAGGACTGTTTTCTCATAAAGCTGATGCGAAACTTTCTGCCGGTTGGTTTCAAGCAAGAATTCAAAGAACTGTTCAGACTGGCCGCACCAGCC ACTATTGGCCAGCTCATGAGTTTGTCATTGGGATTGGTCAGCACTGTGTTCTGTGGCCACCTGGGGAGGGTGGAACTGGCATCGGTGTCTTTGGCCATATCA GTAATCAATGTCACGGGTATATCGGTTGGCTTCGGTCTGTCGTCGGCCTGCGACACACTGATATCTCAG ACGTTTGGGAGCTGTAACGTGCAGAGGGTGGGTACCATTCTGCAGCGGGGCGTGCTCATCCTCCTGCTGGCCTGTTGCCCCTGCTGGGCCATCCTCGTCAACACAGAGGTCATTCTGCTGGCGGTCAAACAAGAACCGGAGGTGGCCAG GATGACTCAGTTGTACGTGAAGATCTTTATGCCGGCGCTTCCT GCTACTTTCATGTATTCTTTGCAAACAAAGTTCCTGCAAAACCAG GGTATCATTTGGCCTGAGGTCATCACAGGACTTGTGGTGAACCTCATCAATGCGCTCCTCAACTACATTTTCATATTCCTGTTAAACATGGGCTTGGC GGGTTCCGCCATCGCCAATTCCCTCTCCCAGGCGTCGCTGGCTATGATCCTCTATTGTTACATTATTTGGAAGGGTCTTCACAAGGCCACCTGGGCAG gcTGGTCCAAAGCTTGCCTCCAGGACTGGGGCTCCTATGTCAACTTGGCCATCTCCAGTATGGCCATGATGTGCGTCGAGTCGTGGACCTATGAGATTGGGGGCTTTCTGGCAG GGCTCATAAACGAGGTGGAACTTGGAGCTCAGTCGGTCATATTTCAACTAGCCAACATAGCCATCGTG TTTCCTTTAGGTTTCAGCATTGCCGGCAACATCCGAGTGGGAAACTCATTGGGGGCCAAAAACACCGAGCAGGCCAGGCTGTCGGCAAAATCTGCCACGCTGTGTGCTG TCTCAATCTCCATATGTTTGGCGACAGTCATCGGGGCCTCCAAGGACTACATCGCTTACTTGTTTACAAATGACGA GCAAATCAGGAAAAGGGCTGCCGATGTCGCCAGTTTTTACCCTCCCTTTATCATCTTCGATGCCATATCG GCCACCGTTGGGGGCATCATGAGAGGAGCAGGTAAACAGAAAGTTGGAGCCATTTGCAACATTTTGGGATATTACGGACTTGGTTTACCCATGGGGACGTCACTGATGTTTGCAGCCAAGTTGGGAATCACGG GGTTGTGGATAGGTTTGCTCACCTGCATGTTCCTGCAGACCTCCTTTCTGATGTCCTATATGTTGAGGCTGAACTGGAAGAAAATTACAGAAGAG GCTCAGATCAGAGTGGGAAACGTCACAGAACCAA TGGATGACTCTGAAGACTCGCAGGATCTGGATGAGACTGAAGAAGCCGCATTGATGCCAAACCGGGAGCAGATGTCCCACAGGTCTCTCGTCCTGCGGAGGGGCCTGGTTCTGGTTTTAATGCTCTTCATCCTGGCTTTCGGGATCATTTTAAACCTGACCATAATGAAACTCATTACCTGA
- the LOC130534538 gene encoding multidrug and toxin extrusion protein 1-like isoform X2: protein MATYSAALPPSWKDCFLIKLMRNFLPVGFKQEFKELFRLAAPATIGQLMSLSLGLVSTVFCGHLGRVELASVSLAISVINVTGISVGFGLSSACDTLISQTFGSCNVQRVGTILQRGVLILLLACCPCWAILVNTEVILLAVKQEPEVARMTQLYVKIFMPALPATFMYSLQTKFLQNQGIIWPEVITGLVVNLINALLNYIFIFLLNMGLAGSAIANSLSQASLAMILYCYIIWKGLHKATWAGWSKACLQDWGSYVNLAISSMAMMCVESWTYEIGGFLAGLINEVELGAQSVIFQLANIAIVFPLGFSIAGNIRVGNSLGAKNTEQARLSAKSATLCAVSISICLATVIGASKDYIAYLFTNDEQIRKRAADVASFYPPFIIFDAISATVGGIMRGAGKQKVGAICNILGYYGLGLPMGTSLMFAAKLGITGLWIGLLTCMFLQTSFLMSYMLRLNWKKITEEAQIRVGNVTEPMMSSKVDDSEDSQDLDETEEAALMPNREQMSHRSLVLRRGLVLVLMLFILAFGIILNLTIMKLIT, encoded by the exons ATGGCGACTTATTCCGCCGCCTTACCTCCTTCGTGGAAGGACTGTTTTCTCATAAAGCTGATGCGAAACTTTCTGCCGGTTGGTTTCAAGCAAGAATTCAAAGAACTGTTCAGACTGGCCGCACCAGCC ACTATTGGCCAGCTCATGAGTTTGTCATTGGGATTGGTCAGCACTGTGTTCTGTGGCCACCTGGGGAGGGTGGAACTGGCATCGGTGTCTTTGGCCATATCA GTAATCAATGTCACGGGTATATCGGTTGGCTTCGGTCTGTCGTCGGCCTGCGACACACTGATATCTCAG ACGTTTGGGAGCTGTAACGTGCAGAGGGTGGGTACCATTCTGCAGCGGGGCGTGCTCATCCTCCTGCTGGCCTGTTGCCCCTGCTGGGCCATCCTCGTCAACACAGAGGTCATTCTGCTGGCGGTCAAACAAGAACCGGAGGTGGCCAG GATGACTCAGTTGTACGTGAAGATCTTTATGCCGGCGCTTCCT GCTACTTTCATGTATTCTTTGCAAACAAAGTTCCTGCAAAACCAG GGTATCATTTGGCCTGAGGTCATCACAGGACTTGTGGTGAACCTCATCAATGCGCTCCTCAACTACATTTTCATATTCCTGTTAAACATGGGCTTGGC GGGTTCCGCCATCGCCAATTCCCTCTCCCAGGCGTCGCTGGCTATGATCCTCTATTGTTACATTATTTGGAAGGGTCTTCACAAGGCCACCTGGGCAG gcTGGTCCAAAGCTTGCCTCCAGGACTGGGGCTCCTATGTCAACTTGGCCATCTCCAGTATGGCCATGATGTGCGTCGAGTCGTGGACCTATGAGATTGGGGGCTTTCTGGCAG GGCTCATAAACGAGGTGGAACTTGGAGCTCAGTCGGTCATATTTCAACTAGCCAACATAGCCATCGTG TTTCCTTTAGGTTTCAGCATTGCCGGCAACATCCGAGTGGGAAACTCATTGGGGGCCAAAAACACCGAGCAGGCCAGGCTGTCGGCAAAATCTGCCACGCTGTGTGCTG TCTCAATCTCCATATGTTTGGCGACAGTCATCGGGGCCTCCAAGGACTACATCGCTTACTTGTTTACAAATGACGA GCAAATCAGGAAAAGGGCTGCCGATGTCGCCAGTTTTTACCCTCCCTTTATCATCTTCGATGCCATATCG GCCACCGTTGGGGGCATCATGAGAGGAGCAGGTAAACAGAAAGTTGGAGCCATTTGCAACATTTTGGGATATTACGGACTTGGTTTACCCATGGGGACGTCACTGATGTTTGCAGCCAAGTTGGGAATCACGG GGTTGTGGATAGGTTTGCTCACCTGCATGTTCCTGCAGACCTCCTTTCTGATGTCCTATATGTTGAGGCTGAACTGGAAGAAAATTACAGAAGAG GCTCAGATCAGAGTGGGAAACGTCACAGAACCAA TGATGTCATCCAAAGTGGATGACTCTGAAGACTCGCAGGATCTGGATGAGACTGAAGAAGCCGCATTGATGCCAAACCGGGAGCAGATGTCCCACAGGTCTCTCGTCCTGCGGAGGGGCCTGGTTCTGGTTTTAATGCTCTTCATCCTGGCTTTCGGGATCATTTTAAACCTGACCATAATGAAACTCATTACCTGA